DNA from Aliarcobacter skirrowii CCUG 10374:
GGATTAGTTTTAAAAGTTTCGTAACTTTCTCTTCTATCTCTTTGTTGCTAAGTCTTTGTTTTTTAGGTTTTACTCTAAGTCCAAAAGCTATATTTTCAAATACAGTCATATGCCTAAACAGTGCATAATGTTGGAATACAAATCCAATATCTCTATCTTTAATATCTTTTTTAGCAACATCAATATTGTTAAATAATATTTCACCTTTATCTATGCTATCAACCGTTTCAAGTCCTGCAATCATTCTTAAAAGTGTTGTTTTTCCACTTCCTGAAGGTCCTAAAAGTGCTAATAATTCACCTTCAACAATATCTAAATTGATATTTTCCAATGCTTTGAAATTTCCAAAATATTTTGTTAAATTTTTTACTTCTATTTTCATTTTTTATTTCCTGCTTTATTCTTCATTATCTAATTTTTTAATTTTTCTTTGTACTTTCCACTCTAAAATGTATTTTAAAACAAGAGTTAAAAGTGCTAATATCGCCAAAAGTGTTGAAACTGCAAAAGCTGCAACAAAGTTGTATTCGTTGTATAAAATCTCAACTTGTAGTGGCATTGTGTTTGTAACACCTTGAATATGCCCTGAAACAACAGAAACAGCTCCAAATTCACCCATTGCTCTTGCATTACATAAAATTACTCCATAAAGTAATCCCCATTTTATATTTGGTAAAGTAACTTTTAAAAATGTTTGAAAACCACTTGCACCCAAAAGAAGTGCAGCTTGTTCTTCATCATTTCCCATCTCTTGCATTAAAGGAATTAGCTCACGCGCCACAAATGGAAATGTTACAAATATAGTTGCAAGTACAATTCCAGGAACTGCAAAAATTATTTGAATATCGTTTTCTATTAAATAGTGTCCAAACCAACCTTGTGCTCCAAAAAGTAAAATATATACAAATCCAGAAATAACAGGACTTACAGCAAAAGGTAAATCAATTAAAGTTATTAAAAAACTTTTACCAAAAAAAGAGTATTTTGCTATTGCCCAAGATGCACAAATACCAAAAATAACATTTAGTGGTACTGCAATGGCTGCAGTTATAAATGTAAGTTTTATTGCACTTAATACATACTCATCATTAAAACTTAAAAAATATGCTTCATAACCTTTTCTAAATGCTTCTGCAAATATTGTAATCAAAGGAACTACAAGCATAATAAGCAAAAAAGCTACTGCTATAAAAATTAATGAATATTTTACTAATCTTGACTCTGTTTGTGAACTTTGTGAATTACTTATAGTTTTCATATTGCCTCCATTCCTTTTCTTCTTGAACTCCATCTTTGTAAAATATTAATTAAAAGTAACATTACAAAAGAGATTAAAAGCATCACAACTGCAATTGCTGTTGCTCCTGCAAAATCGTACTGTTCAAGCTTTGTAATAATCAAAAGTGTGCTAATCTCTGTTTTAAATGGCATATTTCCAGCTATAAAAACAACTGAACCATACTCACCCAAAGCTCTTGCAAATGAAAGTGCAAATCCTGTTAAAACTGCTGGAAAAATAGTAGGAAGTATCACTTTATAAAAAGTTTGCCATCTACTTGCTCCCAAACTTGCACTTGCTTCTTCTTGCTCAATTTGAATCTCCTCAAGTGCTGGTTGAACTGTTCTTACAACAAAAGGAAGCCCAATAAATATTAAAGCAATTGTAATTCCAATTGGTGTAAATACTATTTTAATTCCAAGTGGTTCTAAGTATTGTCCAAACCAACCAGAACTTGAATATAGTGTTGTAAGTGCAATACCTGAAACTGCTGTTGGAAGAGCAAAAGGTAAATCAACAATTGCATCAAAAACTCTTTTTCCAAAAAACTCATATCGAACCAAACACCAAGCAACAATAACTCCAAAAATTGTATTAATAAGAGCAGCTATTAGTGAAGTTACAAAAGTTAGTTTATAACTAGCAACTACTCTTGAATCTGTTGTCGCACTTATAAAAGCATCAAATCCCATACTAAAAGCTTCAGTAAAAAGTGCAATTAGTGGAATTAATACAATAATACTTAAATAAAATACCGTATATCCCATAGTCAAACCAAAACCAGGAATTGGTGAATTTGGTCTTTTTAATATTCCAAAATTTAATCTCATATAAACCCTTTTTATATAACATACACTAGATTAGTGAATGTTAAAATTAGACAAAAAAATAGATGATTAAATTAATCATCTATAAAATTGGTGAATTATAACTATTTCTTTTTTATTTGTCAAGAAAAAGGAAAAAGCTTGTTTATCCTTTTTACTTTTTTTTTAATTAAATCCCTATATCTCTACTTTTTACACTATCTTTTCCATAAAACTCTTTACTATTTGTATCATCTACAATTACTTTTGCAATACTATCTGTTAGCTTTGCAATCTCATTTGTTTGTGATGCAATTTGTGCATTTTGTTGAGTTTGTCTATCAAGATTATTTACAACATCATTAATTTGTTCAATTCCCAATAGTTGTTCTTTTGAAGAGTTTTGAATATCTGTAATCAAATTCATAGTGTGAGAAATATTTGAATTTAACTCTTTATATCCTTCAATCATACTATTTGCAATCTCTTTACCTTCATTTGCTTTTTTTGTAGCAAGTTCAACAATATCTTTAATCTCACGTGCCGCTTCAGCACTTCTACTTGCTAGATTTCTCACCTCTTGAGCTACAACTGCAAACCCTTTTCCAGCCTCACCTGCAGTTGCAGCTTCAACAGCAGCATTTAGTGAAAGAATATTTGTTTGGAATGCAATTTGATCAATTACACTTATAGCTTCATTTACTAAACTTACTTGAGTATTTATCTCATCCATTGCAACTGTTGTTTGATTTGCATATTTTTCACCAACAACTACTGATTTTGTAACATCATTTGATAATAGTGCCATTTTTGTAATATTTTCACTATTACTTCTAACAGTTGATGTAATCTCTTCAATAGCAGCTGCTGTCTCTTCTAAAGAAGCTGCTGCGCTATTTGAAGAACTATTCAATTTATTTACATTTTCAAGTAAAACATTTGAACTATCACCAAGAGTTAATCCATTTTTCTTATTCTCTATTAACATCGTTGTAATAGACTCACCCAAAGTATTAACACCATTTGCAAGTTTTAATAAATGTTCTTTTAAATCTTTTGTTGGAATTTTACTCAAATAGTTATATTTTGAATATTGCTCCAAAATATCAAGTACATTTTCAATATTATTCTCTAAATTATTTGCCATTTGATTTAAAACATTTTTTAATTGCAATAGTGCTGGATTTGATACTTCTATATTTATTCTTTGACATAAATCTCCATGTTCAAACTCACCTAAAACAGAAATTGTTTCACTTATCAATCTTCTATCTTCTTCAATTCCTAACCTAGTTTTTTCAATATTATCACTTAAAATTTTTGACATTCTTCCAAACTCATCTTTTGTATTTACATGTACAAAATCAATACTTTCTTTTTCCCTATTTAAATAAGCGAAAAATTCATCTAAATCTTTATTTATTATTAAAAGTGGTTCATTTACTGTTTTTTTGATAATAATATAACTTATTGCAAGTAAAGTAAATAATAGTGCTATTCCACCAAATATCGAATATTGTCTTAATGTGTAATTCAATGCAAGTAGATCATCAATATCAGAGCTAGTTACAATAACCATATTCCACTCTTCAAAAGTTGTAAAAGCAGATAATTTATCTATTACCTCTTTACCATCATTAAATTCATAAGCTATTACACCTTGCTTCTTAACCAACATCTCTCTTAAAGCCTCTTCTACATTTTTATCAAGTTCATTTAACTTTTTATTTTTTAAAGTTGGATGAATTGTTAAAGTTTCTGTTTTAGAGTCAATTGCATATAAATAACCTTTATCTCCAAACTTAATTCTCTCTAGTTTAGATTCTAAAATTTTATATAACTTGTCAAAATTATATGCTACAAATAAAATTCCAATTACCTCATTATCTTTAATAACTGGCTCATAAACTGTCATATATTTTTTTCCAAAAAGCTCAGCAATTCCTAAATATCTCTCTTTATTTGATATTTTTGAAAAAGCTTGGCTATCTTTTGCTAAAAATGTTCCAATTGCTCTTGAACCATCTTCTTTATACAAAGATGTTGCAATCCTAAAAAAACCATCATCTTGCTTTACAAATATTGTAGCAACAGCTCCTGTTGTTTGAGTAAACTTATCTATAATAGAGTTGTTATTATTTAAAATAACTCCATTTGAAGTTAAAGGTGATGTTTTAATACCATTTACATCTATTTTATTTGAATAGTCAATTTCAACATTGTTTAATTGAGAAGAAAGAACATTTGAAACTGAAAGTGCAGACTCTTTTATTGATTCATTCAGAACTTCAAAAGTAGCTTTTATATCTAAAACTCTATCTTGAAATGTAGTTTTAACATCTTTTGTTATAAAGTTTTTTACAACAATACTAATAGTTATCACAGCAAATACTAAAATTATTGTTACAGCTAAAGCTTGAAAAAATGAGACTTTCTTTATTACTGAATTCATAATACCCCACTAAATTATAATTTGAAGGACTATAGTAACAAAAAAAAATTAATTGGAAGATAGATATAAATATTTTTTATAATAAATATCTATAAATATTATAATTTGTTACTATTTTACATAATTATTTATATAAAATAAATTATTAAGTTTATTATAATTTTAACTCTTTAATATTTTTCGGAGCATCAAACAGATATCCTTGAAAATAATCAATTTCCAACTCTTTGCAAGTATCGTAAATATCTTTTGAAGATACAAACTCCGCAACAGTTTTCATACCAACCTTTTTTGCAAAAAATACAATTGATTCGACAACAGCTCTTGCACTAAGAGATCTGTTAATATCTTTTATAATAGAACCATCAAGTTTTACATAATCAGCTTGAAATTTAACCAAATATGAAAAATTTGAGTAACCTGTTCCAAAATCATCAATTGCAATTTTTACACCAAGACTTTTTACAATTTTTATAAAAGATACGACCTCTTCAATATTATCAATTCCTTCACTCTCGGTAATTTCAATAGTCAAAAAATCACCAATATCAAATTCACAAATTTTTTGAATAATAAAATCAACAATATCTTTTTCCAAAATATCAATAATTGATAAATTTATACTAAATCCAACATTTTTATTTTGAAAAAATTCAAAAGATTTTTGAATAACTTTTTTAGTAATCTCTGTATAAAGATTTATTTTTTTAGATCTATCTATAAAAAAATAAGGAGAAATTATCTCTCCTTTTGAGTCTTTCATTCGAACTAATATCTCATATTTTTTCTCAAATTGATTACTTATTGATTGTGCAAAAATCTCAAATTTATCTCTTTTTATTGCTTCAATAATTTCACTTTTCCAATATAAATCATCTTTTATAGAGTCTTGACTTAGGTTTAATACATCATCTTCTTCATTATCGTAAATCACTATATTTTGCTTTAAAACTCTTGTTTGTTTTAGTGCAAATTCAGCACAAAACAAAAGCTTTGAATAATTTATAGCAACTCCAGCTCTTAATGGAATATATACTTTATTTCCATCAATTTCAATTGCAGAGTATCCAAAGTACCAAATTGTTGCTTTTATTGTTTGAATAAATTTCTCTTTTAAAATATCACTATTTGTTGCAACAACAAAAATATCTGCACCCAAATAGTAAATTTGACTATTTTCAAATCTATCTTGAAGTCTTAAAGATATAATTTTTAATATTTTTTCTCCAAAATCATAACCATAGAAATGATTTATATTTCCAAAACCACTTATATCAAAAATAACTAGTTTATCAAAAATATTTTTTTCAAGATCGCTCAAAAACTCTTTTCTATTTGGCAATAAATTACTATTTGTACTTTGCATATTTAATCCTATAAATCATTTAACCAAGATGTAACTCCACCTTTCAAACTATAAAGTTCTGCTTTAAAACCAATGTTTTTAAGCTTTAAAATAGCCTCTTTACTCAACATTCCTATTTTACAAACTACTATAACTTTTTTTAAAGAGTCTATTTGATTAATATCATCTTCCAAGCTTTCAAAAGGTATATTTATAGAATCTTTTATGTTATTTAAATCAAAATCAATTTTAGGTCTCACATCAACTATTTGAATACTATCTTTTTTTGCTAATAAACTTTTAAACTCTTCAAGAGTTATCTCATCTACTTTTATATCTGTTTTCTCTTTTAATCCACAAAACTCTTCATAATCAATTAACTCTTTAATTGTTGCATTTTTACTACAAATTGGACAATTTTCATTTTTATTAAATTTCATATCACGAAACTGCATCTTTAAAGAGTCAAAACTTAAAAGTCTATTTTTTAAAGGTTCGCCAATTTTTAGAATTATTTTTATAAGCTCATTTGTTTGAATTGTTCCAATAATTCCAGGTAAAACTCCTAAAACTCCAGCTTCTGAACAACTAGGAACTAATCCAGCTTTTGGTGGATTTGGAAATAGACATCTATAACAAGCTCCACCATCATAATTAAAAACACTAACCTGCCCTTCAAATCTAAAAATAGAACCATAAACAAAAGGTTTTTTTAACATTACACAAGCATCGTTTATTAAATATCTTGTTGGAAAATTATCTGTTCCATCTATTACAATATCAAAATCTTTTATAATATTTAAAGCATTACTGCTAGTTAGTCTCTCATTAAAAGTAACTATTTTTGAGTTTGGATTTAATGCCTCTAATTTCTCTTTAGCAGATTGTACTTTACTCTTTTTTATATCATTTGTTGTGTGAATAATTTGTCTATGCAAATTAGACTCTTCAACTACATCAAAATCAACAAGCCCAATTGTTCCTACACCAGCTGCTGCTAAATATAGTAAAATTGGACTTCCTAAAGCTCCAGTTCCAACTGCTAAAACCTTTGAATTTTTAAGTTTTAATTGACCTTCAAGTCCAACTTGTGGAAGGATTAAATGTCTGCTATATCTACTTATCTCTTGTTCTGATAGTTTTTGCTCTTTTGTCACACTAAATCCTTCTTAAAATTCAGTTGTAAGAATATCACAAGAGATATTAGATTATCTTTTATTATCTATATATTAAATCAAATGTTCCGCCATCATCAAAATGAAGTTTTTGCGCATTTGCCCAACTTTTAAAAACATCATCTATTTTAATAAGCTCTAATTTTGGAAATATTTTTAGATACTCTTTATTTACCAATTCAGGCTTACTTGGTCTATAATAATTTTTAGCAGCCAACTCCTGAGCTTTTTGTGAATATAAATATTGTAAATACTCTGTTGAAACTGTATAGTTTAATCTTCTTTTAGCATTTGCATCTATAACCGTAACAGGTGGTTGGGCTAATATTGATATTGTTGGTACAACTATCTCAAACTCATCTCGTCCAAGTTCGTTTATTGCTAAAAATGCCTCATTTTCCCAAGCTAATAATACATCTCCTATTTTTCTTTGAACAAATGTATTTGTTGAACCTCTTGCTCCTGAATCTAAAACGGGTACATTTTTAAATAATCTTTTTACAAAATCTTTTGCCTTTTCATCAGCATCTTTATATTTTTGTGATTCAAAATCTATATATTCTAAATTTCCTAACTCTTTTTTAAGTCCATAAGCATAAGCTGCAAGATAGTTCCATCTTGCTCCTCCTGAAGTTTTAGGATTTGGAGTAATTACATCAACACCATCTTTTACTAAATCATCCCAATCTTTTATACCTTTTGGATTTCCTTTTCTAACTAAAAAAACAATAGTTGAAGTGTATGGAGATGAGTTATTTTCTAATCTTTTTTGCCAATCATTTGGTATTAAATATGCTTTTTGACTAATTGCATCTATATCATAAGCAAGTGCTAATGTAACAACATCTGCTTTTAATCCGTCAATTACAGCTCTTGCTTGTTTACCAGAACCTCCATGAGATTGTTTAACAACTACCTCTTGACCTGTTTTATTATTCCAATAAGTAGCAAACTCTTTATTGTACTCTTCATAAAACTCTCTTGTTGGATCATAAGATACATTTAATATCTCAACTCTTTTTTTTGCTTTTTCAGCATCTTTATCATATTCGAACTCTTTTGCAAAACCTGTTGTTGAAACTAATATTGCTGCTAAAACTATACTTTTAATATTTTTTGTTATTTTTATCATTTTATTCCCTTATAAAAATAAAACACACTAAATGTGTGAAATTTAAAGATTTAAAAAAATCCCACCTTTACTTAATCTTTATATACTTTTTATACATGTCGCACATCATTTTTTATTCCTTGAATTAGATTGTAGGTTTTATCTATCACCTACTAAATTGGTGAAATTATATATTCAAAATAAAAAAATGTCAAGATATTTTTTATTTTTTTTAAAATATTTTTGAGAAAGCCTATTTTTAGGGAATAAAGAATGCTAAAAGCTAAAGCTTTTAGCATATATTTATTTTATTTCAATAGATTTTTTAGTAATATCATCTTTTAATTTTGGAATCACAACCTCTAAAACACCATTGTCGCTTTTTGCTTCAATATTTTCAACATCAGCATTTTCTGGCAGTGTAAAACTTCTTGAAAATTTTCCAAAATATGTCTCAACTTTGTAATAATCTTCTTGTTTTATCTCATCTTTAGTTTTTCTTTCACCACTAATTGTAAGAATATTTTTGTTTATATCAACTTTTATATCCTCTTTTTTAACTCCAGGCAGATCAACATCTACATGATATGCAAACTCACCCTCTCTTGTATTTACAACAGGAACAAAGGCGTTTACTCCTTCATTTTTTGATACGGTATAAAAATCTTTCTCTAAATCTCTTAATTGTTTAAATGGGTCAAATTTTGTTAAAAACATCTTAATCTCCTTTATTTTTTATAAGCTTGATATATTTCGTATCAAACTGATAAAATTTTAGCAAATTTTTTAGCACTTGTCAAGAGTGAGTGCTAAATAATTTTTAAAGAGTATTTTCTTTTAAATTTAACATTAGCACTTTTATGGTTAGTTTGCTATATTCCCAATCCTCCGACAAACTCTTCCTTTAAAATATCATCTTTTGTAACAGGAGTTTGACCAAGGCATGAAGAAATTGTTGTTCTATCCAAAATTTGTGCTGTGAGATTTCTTATATTTAAAAATACTCTTCTAAAATAACATTTTCCTTCTTGACTACAAGGTTCATAATTTGATACAGAAACGCAAGAGATCATAGAAATCATCCCTTCAAAATGACGAATAATTTCACCAAGCGTTATTTCACTTGAGTTTTTAGCTAAAACATATCCACCATAACGCCCTGGAATACTCTTTACCCATCCAGCTTTATTCATCTCAAGCATAATATTTTCTAAAAATCTTCTTGGAACATCTGTATATTCTGATAACTCTCTAATTGAGATTAAATTATCTGCCTCTGCTATCGCAAAAAGCGCTCTTAGCGCATAATCTGTTTTTTTTGATACTTTCATTTATCACCTACCTAATAGATAAATTATATTTGATTTTTATTTTTGTGTCAATACAAAAAAAGGGAAAGAGGTAAATCCTCTCTCCCCTCTATTTAAATAAATTAAATTTATTTTATTATGAGTTTTTCTCTTTTTTCTCAACATTTTGCTAAAGCAAAAGTTTCGCTTAAAAGAAAAGAATTAAGAATTCTTTTCTTTTTTTGCTGTTCGTTTTCTAACTGTTGGATCAAGCTCTCTTTTTCTAATTCTAATAGAAATAGGAGTAACTTCAACAGCTTCGTCCTCTTCAATCCACTCTAAAGCATTTTCTAAAGACATAGTTTTTGGTGGGACTAATCTAATAGCTTCATCAGCACCACTTGACCTTACATTTGATTGTTGTTTTCCTTTAATAGGATTAACATCTAAATCATTATCTTTAGCATGTTGTCCAACAACCATTCCAATATAAACTTTATCTTGAGGTTTTATAAACATAACACCTCTATCTTGTAAATTAAAGATTGAGTATGCAAGAGCCTCTCCATTTTCCATAGATACAAGCGCTCCATATTTTCTGCTCTCAACTGTTCCACTATGTGGTCTAAACTCTAAGAATGAGTGATTCATAACACCCTCTCCTCTAGTTTCTGTTAAAAACTCTGTTCTAATACCAATTAATCCACGTGCAGGAATTTCAAACTCTAATCTTGTAAATCCAATACCCATTGGAACCATATTTGTCATTACAGCTTTTCTTTTCCCAAGTTTTTCAATAATTGCTCCACTAAATTCATCTGGAGTATCAATTACTAAATGTTCAAATGGCTCCATTTTGATACCATTCTCTTCTTTTATAATAACTTCTGGTCTTCCAATACAGAACTCAAAACCTTCTCTTCTCATATTTTCAGCCAAAATAGTAATTTGAAGTTCACCTCTTCCGTTTACCTTAAATTTACCCTCACCAATTTGCTCATAACTCATAGCAATATTAGTATTCATCTCAGCTTTTAATCTCTCATCTATTTTATTCGAAGTTATATATTTACCTTCAGTTCCAGCAAGAGGAGAGTCATTTACAGAGAATGTTACGCTTAAAGTTGGTTGCTCAATATGCATAGGATCAAGTGGCATTGGATTTGTTGGATCACAAAGCGAATCTCCAACATCAATAGTTTCAAATCCAGCAACAGCAACAATATCACCAGCACCTGCTGTTTTGATATCTATTCTATCTAAACCTTTAAATCCAATAAGTTTAGTTACTCTTCCTTTGATTTTTTCACCATCAGCTTTAACTAAAAGTACAGTTTCACCTTGAGAGATAGTTCCATTAAAAATTCTAGCGATTCCTATTTTTCCAATAAAGTTATCATAATCAAGAGTAAATACTTGAAGTTGAAGACCATTTTCATCGCTTCCTTTTGGTTTTGGAACCTCTTTTAAAATAGTTTCATATAGTGGTTTAAAATCCATATTATCATCTGTTGGATTATATCTTGCAAATCCACTTCTAGCAGCTGCATAAATTACAGGGAAATCTAATTGCTCCTCTGTTGCATCCATCTGTGCAAATAGGTCAAACACCTCATCAACAACTCTATCAGGTTCAGCTGCTGGTTTATCAATTTTGTTTACAACAACGATTGGTCTATGTCCTAAAGATAATGCTTTTTTAACAACAAACTTTGTTTGTGGCATAACACCCTCTTGTGCATCAACAAGAAGTAAAACAGAATCAACCATTTTTAAAACCCTCTCAACTTCTCCACCAAAATCGGCGTGTCCTGGAGTATCTATAATGTTAATTCTTACACCCTCATAATCAATTGCTGTGTTTTTTGAAAGAATTGTAATACCTCTTTCCTTTTCAATTGCATTACTATCCATAACTCTTTCATCTACACTTTGATGCGCTGAAAATGTACCACTTTGTTTTAACAACTCATCAACTGTTGTTGTTTTCCCGTGGTCAACGTGAGCAATAACTGCTATATTTCTAATGTCTCTCATTTTTCTTCTTTATATAAAATTTCGTGCGGATTTTATCCAAAAAAAACTTAAAAGCTTATTATAGCTTAAAATATGGTTAAATAAAAGATAAATAATAGTAAAATATTTTTTACTTTTTTATATTAAATTAATCTTATTTTGTTAATATTCGCAAATTATAGGTTTGCGGTGCAAACAGACAACTTGAAACTCTTTTTTTACTTACTCAAGAATGTCAATCAAAAATATTTTTCATTGTCAAAGGACTTTTATGGAGTTTTTACTAAATTTTAGAAAAACCCTTTCAAGATTTTGGTCACCAATTCCAGCAGTTATTGCACTTGGAGTTTTGAGTGCTTACTATTTTGGAATAACAGGAACTTACTGGGCTGTTACAGGTGAATTTACTAGATGGGGTGGTCACTTTTTACAACTATTTGGAGTTGATGTTTCAACTTGGGGCTATTATAAGCTTATGAGTAT
Protein-coding regions in this window:
- the cysW gene encoding sulfate ABC transporter permease subunit CysW, coding for MKTISNSQSSQTESRLVKYSLIFIAVAFLLIMLVVPLITIFAEAFRKGYEAYFLSFNDEYVLSAIKLTFITAAIAVPLNVIFGICASWAIAKYSFFGKSFLITLIDLPFAVSPVISGFVYILLFGAQGWFGHYLIENDIQIIFAVPGIVLATIFVTFPFVARELIPLMQEMGNDEEQAALLLGASGFQTFLKVTLPNIKWGLLYGVILCNARAMGEFGAVSVVSGHIQGVTNTMPLQVEILYNEYNFVAAFAVSTLLAILALLTLVLKYILEWKVQRKIKKLDNEE
- the cysT gene encoding sulfate ABC transporter permease subunit CysT; translation: MRLNFGILKRPNSPIPGFGLTMGYTVFYLSIIVLIPLIALFTEAFSMGFDAFISATTDSRVVASYKLTFVTSLIAALINTIFGVIVAWCLVRYEFFGKRVFDAIVDLPFALPTAVSGIALTTLYSSSGWFGQYLEPLGIKIVFTPIGITIALIFIGLPFVVRTVQPALEEIQIEQEEASASLGASRWQTFYKVILPTIFPAVLTGFALSFARALGEYGSVVFIAGNMPFKTEISTLLIITKLEQYDFAGATAIAVVMLLISFVMLLLINILQRWSSRRKGMEAI
- a CDS encoding methyl-accepting chemotaxis protein, with the translated sequence MNSVIKKVSFFQALAVTIILVFAVITISIVVKNFITKDVKTTFQDRVLDIKATFEVLNESIKESALSVSNVLSSQLNNVEIDYSNKIDVNGIKTSPLTSNGVILNNNNSIIDKFTQTTGAVATIFVKQDDGFFRIATSLYKEDGSRAIGTFLAKDSQAFSKISNKERYLGIAELFGKKYMTVYEPVIKDNEVIGILFVAYNFDKLYKILESKLERIKFGDKGYLYAIDSKTETLTIHPTLKNKKLNELDKNVEEALREMLVKKQGVIAYEFNDGKEVIDKLSAFTTFEEWNMVIVTSSDIDDLLALNYTLRQYSIFGGIALLFTLLAISYIIIKKTVNEPLLIINKDLDEFFAYLNREKESIDFVHVNTKDEFGRMSKILSDNIEKTRLGIEEDRRLISETISVLGEFEHGDLCQRINIEVSNPALLQLKNVLNQMANNLENNIENVLDILEQYSKYNYLSKIPTKDLKEHLLKLANGVNTLGESITTMLIENKKNGLTLGDSSNVLLENVNKLNSSSNSAAASLEETAAAIEEITSTVRSNSENITKMALLSNDVTKSVVVGEKYANQTTVAMDEINTQVSLVNEAISVIDQIAFQTNILSLNAAVEAATAGEAGKGFAVVAQEVRNLASRSAEAAREIKDIVELATKKANEGKEIANSMIEGYKELNSNISHTMNLITDIQNSSKEQLLGIEQINDVVNNLDRQTQQNAQIASQTNEIAKLTDSIAKVIVDDTNSKEFYGKDSVKSRDIGI
- a CDS encoding EAL domain-containing protein: MQSTNSNLLPNRKEFLSDLEKNIFDKLVIFDISGFGNINHFYGYDFGEKILKIISLRLQDRFENSQIYYLGADIFVVATNSDILKEKFIQTIKATIWYFGYSAIEIDGNKVYIPLRAGVAINYSKLLFCAEFALKQTRVLKQNIVIYDNEEDDVLNLSQDSIKDDLYWKSEIIEAIKRDKFEIFAQSISNQFEKKYEILVRMKDSKGEIISPYFFIDRSKKINLYTEITKKVIQKSFEFFQNKNVGFSINLSIIDILEKDIVDFIIQKICEFDIGDFLTIEITESEGIDNIEEVVSFIKIVKSLGVKIAIDDFGTGYSNFSYLVKFQADYVKLDGSIIKDINRSLSARAVVESIVFFAKKVGMKTVAEFVSSKDIYDTCKELEIDYFQGYLFDAPKNIKELKL
- the moeB gene encoding molybdopterin-synthase adenylyltransferase MoeB, with amino-acid sequence MTKEQKLSEQEISRYSRHLILPQVGLEGQLKLKNSKVLAVGTGALGSPILLYLAAAGVGTIGLVDFDVVEESNLHRQIIHTTNDIKKSKVQSAKEKLEALNPNSKIVTFNERLTSSNALNIIKDFDIVIDGTDNFPTRYLINDACVMLKKPFVYGSIFRFEGQVSVFNYDGGACYRCLFPNPPKAGLVPSCSEAGVLGVLPGIIGTIQTNELIKIILKIGEPLKNRLLSFDSLKMQFRDMKFNKNENCPICSKNATIKELIDYEEFCGLKEKTDIKVDEITLEEFKSLLAKKDSIQIVDVRPKIDFDLNNIKDSINIPFESLEDDINQIDSLKKVIVVCKIGMLSKEAILKLKNIGFKAELYSLKGGVTSWLNDL
- a CDS encoding sulfate ABC transporter substrate-binding protein is translated as MIKITKNIKSIVLAAILVSTTGFAKEFEYDKDAEKAKKRVEILNVSYDPTREFYEEYNKEFATYWNNKTGQEVVVKQSHGGSGKQARAVIDGLKADVVTLALAYDIDAISQKAYLIPNDWQKRLENNSSPYTSTIVFLVRKGNPKGIKDWDDLVKDGVDVITPNPKTSGGARWNYLAAYAYGLKKELGNLEYIDFESQKYKDADEKAKDFVKRLFKNVPVLDSGARGSTNTFVQRKIGDVLLAWENEAFLAINELGRDEFEIVVPTISILAQPPVTVIDANAKRRLNYTVSTEYLQYLYSQKAQELAAKNYYRPSKPELVNKEYLKIFPKLELIKIDDVFKSWANAQKLHFDDGGTFDLIYR
- a CDS encoding Hsp20/alpha crystallin family protein, with protein sequence MFLTKFDPFKQLRDLEKDFYTVSKNEGVNAFVPVVNTREGEFAYHVDVDLPGVKKEDIKVDINKNILTISGERKTKDEIKQEDYYKVETYFGKFSRSFTLPENADVENIEAKSDNGVLEVVIPKLKDDITKKSIEIK
- a CDS encoding RrF2 family transcriptional regulator, whose protein sequence is MKVSKKTDYALRALFAIAEADNLISIRELSEYTDVPRRFLENIMLEMNKAGWVKSIPGRYGGYVLAKNSSEITLGEIIRHFEGMISMISCVSVSNYEPCSQEGKCYFRRVFLNIRNLTAQILDRTTISSCLGQTPVTKDDILKEEFVGGLGI
- the typA gene encoding translational GTPase TypA → MRDIRNIAVIAHVDHGKTTTVDELLKQSGTFSAHQSVDERVMDSNAIEKERGITILSKNTAIDYEGVRINIIDTPGHADFGGEVERVLKMVDSVLLLVDAQEGVMPQTKFVVKKALSLGHRPIVVVNKIDKPAAEPDRVVDEVFDLFAQMDATEEQLDFPVIYAAARSGFARYNPTDDNMDFKPLYETILKEVPKPKGSDENGLQLQVFTLDYDNFIGKIGIARIFNGTISQGETVLLVKADGEKIKGRVTKLIGFKGLDRIDIKTAGAGDIVAVAGFETIDVGDSLCDPTNPMPLDPMHIEQPTLSVTFSVNDSPLAGTEGKYITSNKIDERLKAEMNTNIAMSYEQIGEGKFKVNGRGELQITILAENMRREGFEFCIGRPEVIIKEENGIKMEPFEHLVIDTPDEFSGAIIEKLGKRKAVMTNMVPMGIGFTRLEFEIPARGLIGIRTEFLTETRGEGVMNHSFLEFRPHSGTVESRKYGALVSMENGEALAYSIFNLQDRGVMFIKPQDKVYIGMVVGQHAKDNDLDVNPIKGKQQSNVRSSGADEAIRLVPPKTMSLENALEWIEEDEAVEVTPISIRIRKRELDPTVRKRTAKKEKNS